One part of the Limibacillus sp. genome encodes these proteins:
- a CDS encoding response regulator, with protein MLKVLYIEDNEDNIYLFKRRLGKQGYEVLIARDGGKGLELARSEQPTVILMDLDLPVVDGWEATRLLKAAPKTQDIPIIAVSSYAMAEDRRRAIEAGCDDFFSKPVDMKALVTRIEGLSHA; from the coding sequence ATGCTGAAGGTTCTCTATATCGAAGACAACGAGGACAACATCTACCTATTCAAGCGGCGTCTAGGAAAGCAGGGTTATGAAGTGCTCATTGCGCGCGATGGCGGCAAGGGTCTTGAACTTGCCAGATCCGAGCAGCCAACGGTGATCTTGATGGACCTTGATCTTCCGGTGGTGGACGGTTGGGAAGCAACGCGGCTGCTGAAGGCAGCGCCAAAGACGCAGGATATCCCAATTATCGCCGTTTCTTCCTATGCAATGGCTGAGGACCGACGGAGAGCGATCGAAGCGGGTTGTGATGACTTTTTCTCTAAGCCAGTTGATATGAAGGCGCTCGTGACGCGGATCGAAGGGCTTAGCCATGCTTGA